One segment of Streptomyces sp. NBC_00576 DNA contains the following:
- a CDS encoding PfaD family polyunsaturated fatty acid/polyketide biosynthesis protein encodes MVAESVLTESGAPTPGGGVAATAPIDPWAPDFAGDALVRRAHRIREAAHIVQERSTGRMGLAPGTEAARTRLAADGLHQVLGTLPPLYPEWLGDPSFCTAHGVRFPYVGGEMANGIATTRMVVALARADLMGFFGAGGLDHQAVEGAVTDLAARLGDRRNWGVNLIHSPQEPELEERVAGLLVTRGVPAVSASAFMALTPAVVRCAVAGLTTDPSGVIVRRTRIFAKVSRPEVAEQFLSPAPPAVLRVLVERGEITEREADLAAHVPVAEDLTVEADSGGHTDNRPLGVLLPVLLALRAELAARHGYRVPPRVGAAGGLGTPEALASAYAMGAAYVVTGSVNQVALEAGLSDEGKGLLGQADVADVTMAPASDMFELGVKLQVLRRGTMFPARAHQLYEVYRTCESLEAIPEDVRGRLERDVLGGTVAELWSSTRQYWQDRDPGQLDRAERDPKHRMALLFRSYLGQSSRWAITGEAARRTDYQIWCGPAMGAFNRWTKGSFLALPENRSVVQIALNLLEGAAVVTRAQQLRSHGVPLPTAAFAYRPRPLA; translated from the coding sequence ATGGTTGCAGAGAGTGTGCTCACCGAAAGCGGCGCACCCACTCCGGGCGGAGGCGTCGCCGCCACCGCGCCGATCGACCCGTGGGCCCCCGACTTCGCGGGTGACGCCCTGGTGCGGCGCGCGCACCGCATCAGAGAAGCCGCGCACATCGTGCAGGAACGATCCACCGGCCGGATGGGCCTGGCCCCCGGCACCGAGGCCGCCCGGACCCGGCTGGCCGCCGACGGTCTGCACCAGGTCCTCGGCACGCTGCCGCCGCTCTACCCGGAGTGGCTGGGCGATCCCTCGTTCTGCACCGCCCACGGGGTCCGATTCCCGTACGTCGGCGGTGAGATGGCCAACGGCATCGCGACCACCCGCATGGTCGTCGCGCTGGCCCGGGCCGATCTCATGGGGTTCTTCGGAGCCGGCGGACTGGACCACCAGGCCGTCGAAGGGGCCGTGACCGACCTCGCGGCGCGGCTCGGCGACCGACGCAACTGGGGAGTCAACCTGATCCACTCCCCGCAGGAACCGGAGTTGGAGGAACGGGTGGCCGGCCTCCTCGTCACCCGGGGCGTGCCCGCCGTGTCGGCGTCCGCGTTCATGGCACTCACCCCCGCGGTGGTGCGCTGTGCCGTGGCGGGACTGACCACCGACCCGTCGGGTGTGATCGTCCGGCGTACCCGGATCTTCGCGAAGGTGTCGCGGCCCGAGGTCGCGGAGCAGTTCCTGTCGCCCGCCCCGCCGGCTGTCCTCCGGGTCCTCGTCGAGCGCGGCGAGATCACCGAACGGGAGGCCGACCTCGCGGCCCATGTGCCCGTGGCCGAGGATCTCACCGTGGAGGCCGACAGCGGCGGCCACACCGACAACCGGCCACTGGGCGTACTCCTGCCCGTTCTGCTCGCGCTGCGCGCCGAACTCGCGGCGCGGCACGGCTACCGGGTGCCGCCGCGCGTGGGCGCGGCCGGCGGCCTGGGCACCCCGGAGGCGCTGGCCTCCGCGTACGCCATGGGCGCGGCGTACGTGGTCACCGGCTCCGTCAACCAGGTGGCCCTGGAGGCGGGGCTGTCCGACGAGGGCAAGGGCCTGCTCGGTCAGGCGGACGTCGCGGACGTCACCATGGCACCCGCGTCCGACATGTTCGAACTCGGCGTCAAACTCCAGGTGTTGCGCCGGGGCACGATGTTCCCCGCGCGGGCCCACCAACTCTACGAGGTGTACCGGACCTGCGAGTCGCTGGAGGCGATCCCCGAGGACGTCCGCGGCCGGCTGGAGCGCGATGTGCTGGGCGGCACCGTCGCCGAGCTGTGGAGCAGCACCCGGCAGTACTGGCAGGACCGCGATCCGGGACAGCTCGACCGGGCGGAGCGGGATCCCAAGCACCGTATGGCGTTGCTGTTCCGTTCCTATCTGGGGCAGTCGAGCCGCTGGGCGATCACTGGCGAGGCGGCCCGGCGCACCGACTACCAGATCTGGTGCGGTCCCGCGATGGGTGCCTTCAACCGCTGGACGAAGGGCAGTTTCCTCGCGCTGCCCGAGAACCGTTCCGTGGTCCAGATCGCGCTCAACCTCCTCGAAGGAGCCGCCGTGGTCACGCGCGCCCAGCAACTGCGCAGCCACGGCGTGCCATTGCCCACCGCCGCCTTCGCCTACCGGCCCCGGCCACTGGCCTGA
- a CDS encoding acyl-CoA dehydrogenase family protein, whose amino-acid sequence MDFSYSPRLVRLKESAVSLAQKIEAYEDECETAGGLGPESRDALRRIVLDSGLQAMNAPVEWGGAGLNWTEQVTVEEELGTLTNGLWAAVWRPTAAALLASTPEQRERYLFPENRGERFGARAITEPEAGSDPRRIATVAERRPGGYRITGEKWFVTMGDVADYLIVLAVVQPDGAPTMFLVDKDTPGVRLLETPRYSHNFAFEHPHFALDGVEVGDDAVLGSVGDGLALVQATFFEERVLVAAHAVGAAERALRLAADWARERVQGGKPIIKHQLIQAMLADSATDIAVNRMLVHRVAWDIDQGGDPKTLNAKVAMAKVSATEAAGRVVDRAVQIFGGRGFIRDNPVERLYRDVRVDRIWMGTSEVQRLMIANEIDKRGLPGLLHFPAAAPDAPDAAETAESAVTAVTSVSAADAGEALLEGASR is encoded by the coding sequence ATGGATTTCTCCTATTCACCGCGTCTCGTCCGGCTCAAGGAAAGCGCTGTCAGTCTCGCTCAGAAGATCGAGGCCTACGAGGACGAGTGCGAGACGGCGGGCGGCCTCGGCCCCGAGAGCCGTGACGCCCTGCGCCGGATCGTGCTGGACAGCGGTCTGCAGGCGATGAACGCGCCTGTCGAGTGGGGTGGCGCCGGGCTGAACTGGACCGAACAGGTCACCGTGGAAGAGGAGTTGGGGACGCTCACCAACGGCCTGTGGGCGGCGGTGTGGCGCCCCACCGCCGCGGCACTGCTGGCCTCGACCCCCGAGCAGCGGGAGCGCTATCTGTTCCCGGAGAACCGCGGCGAGCGGTTCGGGGCGCGGGCCATCACCGAACCCGAGGCAGGCTCCGATCCCCGGCGGATCGCGACTGTGGCGGAACGCAGGCCCGGTGGGTACCGCATCACGGGCGAGAAGTGGTTCGTGACCATGGGCGATGTGGCCGACTACCTGATCGTGCTGGCCGTGGTGCAGCCCGACGGAGCTCCGACGATGTTCCTCGTCGACAAGGACACGCCCGGTGTACGGCTCCTCGAAACCCCGCGCTACTCCCACAACTTCGCCTTCGAGCACCCGCACTTCGCCCTCGACGGCGTCGAGGTCGGCGACGACGCCGTCCTCGGGTCGGTGGGCGACGGACTGGCGCTGGTCCAGGCGACGTTCTTCGAGGAACGGGTGCTGGTCGCGGCGCACGCGGTGGGTGCCGCCGAGCGTGCCCTGCGGCTGGCCGCGGACTGGGCGCGGGAGCGGGTGCAGGGCGGAAAGCCCATCATCAAGCACCAGTTGATCCAGGCCATGCTGGCGGACTCCGCGACGGACATCGCCGTCAACCGCATGCTGGTCCACCGGGTCGCGTGGGACATCGACCAGGGTGGGGACCCCAAGACACTCAACGCGAAGGTGGCCATGGCCAAGGTGTCGGCCACGGAGGCCGCCGGACGGGTCGTGGACAGGGCGGTACAGATCTTCGGAGGGCGCGGATTCATCCGGGACAACCCGGTGGAGCGTCTCTACCGTGATGTGCGCGTCGACCGGATCTGGATGGGCACCTCCGAGGTCCAGCGGCTGATGATCGCCAACGAGATCGACAAACGGGGGCTGCCGGGACTGCTGCACTTCCCGGCGGCGGCCCCGGACGCGCCTGATGCGGCGGAAACGGCGGAATCGGCGGTAACAGCGGTTACGTCGGTCTCCGCGGCCGACGCCGGCGAGGCGCTCCTCGAAGGAGCCTCCCGATGA
- a CDS encoding nuclear transport factor 2 family protein: protein MTDLTDLSSPHAPSDPADPAEPLADDSTDPTDPLGARAPGDSVVLADGGQDLRELRDLRDRMDLRQLVDTYAYALDRRTAELFASLFDEGGELVLVRPAGSGRAPLVLDGRDGWARALAVLEPCRVTTHFVGNHLVRLAGDSATGETYCLAHEIYPADGPDRMRVRSIRYRDTYRRTNGSWLFARRELTIDWTEDRVLRSPSGP from the coding sequence GTGACAGACCTGACCGACCTGAGCTCTCCCCACGCCCCGAGCGACCCGGCCGACCCGGCCGAACCCCTCGCGGACGACTCGACCGACCCCACCGACCCACTCGGCGCACGTGCGCCGGGCGACTCCGTCGTCCTCGCGGACGGCGGGCAGGACCTACGGGAACTCCGGGACCTGCGGGACCGGATGGATCTGCGGCAGCTCGTCGACACGTACGCGTACGCCCTCGACCGGCGGACTGCGGAGCTGTTCGCGTCACTGTTCGACGAGGGGGGTGAACTGGTGCTCGTACGGCCGGCCGGCAGCGGTCGGGCGCCCCTCGTGCTCGACGGGCGCGACGGCTGGGCGAGGGCGCTGGCCGTGCTGGAGCCGTGTCGTGTCACCACGCACTTCGTCGGCAACCACCTGGTCCGGCTCGCCGGGGACAGCGCGACCGGGGAGACGTACTGCCTGGCGCACGAGATCTACCCCGCCGACGGGCCGGACCGGATGCGGGTGCGGTCCATCCGCTACCGCGACACCTACCGCCGTACCAACGGTTCCTGGCTCTTCGCCCGCCGGGAGCTGACCATCGACTGGACCGAGGACCGCGTCCTCCGTTCCCCCTCCGGCCCTTAG
- a CDS encoding NADP-dependent oxidoreductase, with protein MRAAVYRSLGGPDVVEVAEVDKPVPGLSETRIKVQAATLNPTDAAAWSGGYFPAPPEGVAYGLGWDVAGVVDAVGPGIHWTPGQSVIAFSHGLPLGLNRGQAEYIVVPSQAIAAAPAGVDPAHAATIPLNGLTAAQSVELLGIQAGQTVLVTGAEGAVGGYAVQLAKRRGAVVIASDLSPDGEFATAVAGADVYVPASQPLVDAVRAVRPEGVAAVLDTARLGQALIGAVADGGRFVTTRLDALPQAERDIRVLLTQVGPDAAMLSTLSDLAAAGDLALRVAKTYPLQDAAKAYAHMTEGGFQGRIVLTME; from the coding sequence ATGCGCGCAGCCGTTTACCGCTCACTCGGCGGCCCGGACGTCGTCGAGGTCGCCGAGGTCGACAAGCCTGTTCCGGGCCTGAGCGAGACTCGTATCAAGGTCCAGGCGGCCACGCTCAATCCGACCGATGCGGCGGCCTGGAGCGGGGGCTACTTCCCGGCTCCGCCGGAGGGCGTCGCCTATGGTCTCGGCTGGGATGTCGCCGGCGTTGTCGACGCTGTCGGCCCGGGTATCCACTGGACGCCGGGGCAGAGCGTCATCGCGTTCAGCCACGGCTTGCCCCTGGGGCTGAACCGGGGTCAGGCCGAGTACATCGTGGTTCCTTCCCAGGCGATCGCCGCGGCGCCCGCAGGTGTCGACCCCGCCCACGCCGCCACCATCCCCCTCAACGGCCTGACCGCGGCCCAATCCGTCGAACTGCTCGGCATCCAGGCAGGGCAGACCGTGCTCGTCACCGGCGCGGAGGGGGCGGTCGGCGGCTACGCGGTGCAGCTGGCCAAGCGCCGGGGAGCTGTGGTCATCGCGAGTGACCTCTCCCCCGACGGCGAGTTCGCGACCGCGGTGGCGGGGGCGGATGTGTACGTACCGGCGTCGCAGCCACTGGTCGATGCCGTCCGCGCGGTGCGTCCCGAAGGGGTCGCCGCCGTCCTGGACACGGCCAGGCTCGGGCAGGCCCTCATCGGGGCGGTGGCGGACGGCGGCAGGTTCGTGACCACACGGCTCGACGCCCTGCCCCAGGCCGAGCGGGACATCCGGGTGCTGCTGACGCAGGTCGGCCCGGACGCGGCGATGCTTTCGACGCTGTCCGACCTGGCCGCGGCGGGAGACCTCGCGTTGCGCGTGGCCAAGACCTATCCGCTGCAGGATGCTGCGAAGGCTTACGCGCACATGACCGAGGGTGGGTTCCAGGGGCGCATCGTCCTCACCATGGAGTGA
- a CDS encoding SCO6745 family protein, with protein sequence MSAPAVARRDPARVLHDVLEPYHVVLYYAPQVYEAFRGVGLSGTWRGYFGGRAAPLGAVTAPAVTAAFYHFRPSLVAAAVPAVWETAAPEKVLAARLAGVDAALRAVLGDMVDGPELAEAASLATDAAGACTVPGRPLGAANAALERPTAAHLALWQAATTLREFRGDGHVAALTHAGFDGVEALVSITAAGGEVREDIQARRGWTDEEWAEGERRLRERGLLDADGQLTPEGRVARGTVEELTDRFAAAPWNALGPARTRRLHALLGPIGERVINGLRLPLPVPTDPFDG encoded by the coding sequence ATGAGCGCGCCGGCCGTGGCGCGCCGGGACCCCGCGCGGGTGCTGCACGACGTCCTGGAGCCGTACCACGTGGTGCTGTACTACGCGCCCCAGGTCTACGAGGCCTTCCGGGGCGTCGGGTTGAGCGGCACCTGGCGTGGCTACTTCGGCGGACGCGCGGCACCGCTCGGCGCGGTCACCGCCCCCGCGGTCACCGCCGCGTTCTATCACTTCCGGCCGAGTCTGGTCGCCGCGGCGGTCCCGGCGGTGTGGGAGACGGCGGCGCCCGAGAAGGTGCTGGCCGCGCGGCTGGCCGGGGTGGACGCGGCGCTGCGTGCGGTACTGGGCGACATGGTCGACGGGCCGGAACTCGCCGAGGCCGCGTCACTCGCGACGGACGCCGCCGGGGCGTGCACCGTGCCCGGGCGACCGCTCGGTGCCGCGAACGCCGCCCTGGAACGGCCCACGGCAGCGCATCTGGCGCTGTGGCAGGCGGCGACCACACTGCGGGAGTTCCGCGGCGACGGGCATGTCGCCGCGCTGACCCACGCCGGATTCGACGGTGTCGAGGCGCTGGTGAGCATCACCGCGGCCGGCGGCGAGGTCCGGGAGGACATCCAGGCCCGGCGCGGCTGGACCGACGAGGAGTGGGCCGAGGGCGAGCGAAGGCTGCGCGAGCGCGGTCTGCTGGACGCCGACGGGCAGCTCACCCCCGAGGGACGAGTGGCCCGGGGCACCGTGGAGGAGCTCACCGACCGGTTCGCCGCGGCGCCCTGGAACGCCCTGGGCCCGGCGCGCACCCGCCGGCTCCACGCGCTGCTCGGGCCGATCGGCGAACGCGTCATCAACGGGCTCCGGTTGCCGCTGCCCGTACCCACGGACCCCTTCGACGGCTGA